The genomic window GCGATGAAGTCTACCTTTGTGCTGATGTTACAGATATTGACGATGGTGCCACTGCTACAATCAAAATCATTGAAAAAGACGATGACGGTAATAATGATGATATAGATTCTGTATCTGGTAAAGTACAGGATAGTAAAATCAAAACTAAGTGGAAAGTTATTTATACAGAAGATGACGACGACTCTAACAGCCAGCAGGAAAAAGAAGAAAAAGGTTACACATTACCTGAGTACGCTTTCACAGTTGAGTGTGACGGCGTTGAAAGTGAAGAGTCTGGCCAGTTGGATATAAAAGACGAAATTGTTCTAACCGTAAAAAACTTTGATGAACTCAAAGGAAAAACGTTAAAACTTGTCTGGAAAGATGGAAGCAGTAAAGAAATACCTATCGATAGTGAAAAACTAAAGATAAGTGATATTTTTATTGGTTCAGCCTGTATGTTTATAAAATAAAGGAAAAAGATATATGGAATATTACAACGGATTTGTGTTTTATCTAGATGAAAATAATCCTAAATGGAAAGAGTATTATAATAATTTAGGGAAAAAAACATTTGGAGTTTATTCAGTCGCACAATATTTTACAAAAAAACTGAAGGAATTAGCAGATGATAAATTAGATAAGGTTTTTAATATCGAATCAAGTTATATCAATCAATTATCTGATAATAGTTTACATTTATCAGAAAAGGCTATTTCGAATTGGAAAGATATATATAGTGATTTACTTCAGCAAGGTGACGTTTGTGTTATTGCTATTCCTGGATACTTGTGGAAAGGAACTCCTCAGACAAGTTATTCGTTTATGACCAAAGTTGCCAGGAAAGAAGTTACATTATCTGATGTTCTGACAATTCCAGAATATGCTGAATTAGTTGAAAAACTTTTTATTCTTCGTTTTGGTAAGAAGCCTCAAGATTGTACTACAGATACAGTTGAATTTTTTATACCTGCATTGCAATGTGCTATTTCAGAACACTTTGTCATGTCTGATGCCAAAAGTTCAAGACAAACAGCCAACGTGAATACGTTGCAAGCACCGGAACAACCTGTGATCAAAGAAGAAAAGACATGTAGATGTGATAAAGATTTAACTGTTGAAGATATTAAATTTTTGTTTAATGCATCAAGTGATGTAAATTTAAAGTCTTTCATAAATGCATTTAATGAATTTTATAAGTCATTTAATTTAACAACTTGTTTAAGAAGAGCACATTTTTTTGCACAAGTTAGAAAAGAAATAGGAAATGATTTATCTATAAAACGAGAAAATATGAATTATAGGGCTGATGTATTAAAATCTGGGGATCCATTTACGTATTTTCTTAATCATCAAGATGAAGCTGAGTTGTATGGAAGGGTTGATGGTAAAGGAGGTCATAAAGCAAACCAAGAAGCAATTGCAAATAGAGTTTATGCAAATAAATATGGAAATGGTAATATAGAAAGTGGGGATGGTTGGAGATATCGTGGAGGTGGTATTTTGCAGGTAACATTTAAGGATCAATATGAAGAAATTAATACTACTATAAAAAAAGTACATCCAGCTTTTAAAACTAAAATTACTCCAGAAAATATATCAAATATTAGAGAGGCTGTAATTTCTGCTATGGCTTATTGGTACAATCATAACTTAAACGCTAAAGCAGATGCAGGAAATACAGAAAGTGCAGTTGATACAATTACTTCTGTTATAAATAAGAAAACAGATTCATATGCGGAAAGAAAACAGTATTTTAAGAAAATAAAGAATAAATGGATTGATAAAAAATGTGCTGTTCTGCATAAATAAGGATATTTGTTATGAAGATTCAATCATTATTATTTACATTATTTGTTATATTATTTAGTTCATTTAATTGTTATGCAGATAGTAGTCCTCTTGAAGAGCAATATAACTTTTCATTTTATGAGAATAGTAATTTACAACTCCTAAATGTTTGTGTTTATCAAGGAAAATTTATAATAAGCCTCAGATTTAGACACGGAGGAGAAAAAACAACGAATTTGTGCTAAGGTCAAGGTAGGACAAATTCATGGGAAGAAAAAGAAAGGATTTTTCAGACAAGTTCAAACTCGAAGTCGCAAAAGAGGCTCTTAAAAAGAGAGCTAAAGAGGCGGAGGTCGCTGCAAAGTACAGCATTGCACCAAGCACACTGTCTGAATGGATGGAGCAGTTTCTGGAAGGAAAACTTGAGACAGACGAACAGAAAGCCCTCCGTGAAGAGAATGAAAGGCTACGGGCAAAGCAGGATGAAATGCTCGCCTCATTAGGAAAGAAACAGCTCGAGGTTGACTTGCTAAAAAAAAAGCTTCATCTGGACTAGCATCATGGCAGCTTGTTCAAAAAGATATGCATGACAAAAATGGAGTCGGGCTGTCTGTACTTGAACAGTGCCGGATACT from Treponema succinifaciens DSM 2489 includes these protein-coding regions:
- a CDS encoding glycoside hydrolase family 19 protein translates to MEYYNGFVFYLDENNPKWKEYYNNLGKKTFGVYSVAQYFTKKLKELADDKLDKVFNIESSYINQLSDNSLHLSEKAISNWKDIYSDLLQQGDVCVIAIPGYLWKGTPQTSYSFMTKVARKEVTLSDVLTIPEYAELVEKLFILRFGKKPQDCTTDTVEFFIPALQCAISEHFVMSDAKSSRQTANVNTLQAPEQPVIKEEKTCRCDKDLTVEDIKFLFNASSDVNLKSFINAFNEFYKSFNLTTCLRRAHFFAQVRKEIGNDLSIKRENMNYRADVLKSGDPFTYFLNHQDEAELYGRVDGKGGHKANQEAIANRVYANKYGNGNIESGDGWRYRGGGILQVTFKDQYEEINTTIKKVHPAFKTKITPENISNIREAVISAMAYWYNHNLNAKADAGNTESAVDTITSVINKKTDSYAERKQYFKKIKNKWIDKKCAVLHK
- a CDS encoding transposase, whose protein sequence is MGRKRKDFSDKFKLEVAKEALKKRAKEAEVAAKYSIAPSTLSEWMEQFLEGKLETDEQKALREENERLRAKQDEMLASLGKKQLEVDLLKKKLHLD